The DNA sequence ACGCTCTGTCACTACTGATTTTCATTGCAGGGCTTTATGCTAATTTTATAAACACACCATGTTAGGTTTGCTGTGTCACAGTGGTGCAGGAAGTGGTGGTGTGTGGTGGTGCcaggaagaacacacacataaaggagAGGCTGTAGCTGTGCATCAGGGGTGCTGATAGAAATGTGAGAAGTCAGAGGCACTGAGAAAGgctttcaaacatttaaaaacagcaaccTGAAATGGTATAAGAAAGCTGATTTCCTCCATCTCAAAAACAGTAAGGATAAAAGTAAGTCTGAATTTTCTTGTTATGTTTTTGATAAAAGATTGCTGACTACTGAATCAAGCACCAGCCATTCATTCAAATAGATCAAATATGGAACAGAAGATCACAACCCAGCCAGATTTCATTAGTGGTCAAGACAATGCATCTCCAAGAGGCAAAGCAACACTTTTACACCAaatgcccaaatgaacactgaaatgtgtaataattcctcctgttcatacttaGGACTTAATGGACAGTATTTTGCACAAACACAGGGCTGTGGATTTtgccccccatcacttacattgaaagtgcattaaGAAGAGATCTTTTAATgcatcagtatgaacaggaggaatgactacagAAAAAACACATGTCGATGTTCATTTGGACACCAGACTATAGATTTTTTGagagacttgaaaaactgcgaacctgtcctttaagatGTGCACGTTGCAttacagtaaacaaacaaacctaaTGGTCTTACAACACTGGGGCATGGATTCCGGGCTATTTTTAGTCCAACACGAGTACACGTGGCACCTAGCATGTGCCAGACCTTGTAAGTGCACTAGCAGGGAATAAAACAGCACTCTCATCAATGTTTAATTCATGACAGCAAACCACAGAGTCACTATCCAAGTATCAAAGACTCTTGCCATATAATCTTGTATCTGTGTCCTGCGACTAATGAGAGTCAGTATGCATGAGATACTCCAATTAAACACACCTATACACTGAGATGTGCACAGCCCGGCCTGGTCATCATACACATTGGCACATTTCTCTGAGGTGGTATCAGTCAACCTAAAGACAGGAATCTCATCTGTCTACAGCTTCATAGAGTCATGAGCTTgtcaacatactgtaaatatgcaCAGAGACAGAGTGGAGGCCTCAGGTCAGAGAACCATCTGGTCAAGTCTGAGACATAGCAGACACCAACATCCAGCCTAAAGCTTTGAGGTCAGCAGCAGCTGCACAGTGTTAGTCCAGCCTCTAATGCCAGCTTGACTTACACCAAAACCCTCATAAATCTAATCAGTCTGTTCCACTGTTGATAACGTTATTCTTCTATGAGAAGATCCCAACttgaaaaaaatccacaaagGAAAAACCACTTCATAGGACATTGAAGTGTAATACACTGTCTTTAAAACTGATCACCCGCATAAGCAAAAGAAAAgacctctcttctctccctttaAATGATCTCACTTCAAATCCTGTTCACATTTCAACAGTAATTAAAAATGATTGGATTTCCAAAACTgtcaaggaaagaaaaaatcaTCCCCATCTCTATTAAATGACCCTGTAGATATACACCTATCATGGTTAGTATCTTAAAGTGGCTTCCTTTATCCATTGCCCTTCTAATCCATGTTCCTCCATCCATCAGATGATCTCATCTAGTCTTAGGTAATAAATCTCCCATAACTCCTTGCACAATTTTCTGCCCCCTTATTTCTGTGAGCTTTTATTAAAACAGCCCTATGGCCTCTACTTCTCTTTGTTTTCATCATTCTCAAACCCACCATATGGAAATCTAAACCCATCCTTCTTGCACCTTAATTTCACCCTCCCCCAttacttcttccctttctcctctccctctaaTAACCCAACccatctcttttcttcctcaccCTCGCTCAGTGGACTGGGGGTTGGCTGCTGGGTGATGGCCTCCTCCAGGTTGCTGATGATGCTGTTCTTGTCCTTGAGGCGCTGGCGGTATGAGGTCCGCAGGGCCTTCATCTGGCGGCGATGCTGGACACGGTGCCTCTTCAGCTGGACGCGGTACTGGTCAgcttgctgctgcagctgctggaagTGTGAATACTGCTCCAGAAAACTCAGCAAGTGGGACATCACCGCCACCAAGGGAGACTCTGTCAACtgcacagcacagacacacaaagtttATTCACACTGCAGAGGCTCCTATTTGGGGAGCTACTGATTTATGTTGACGTTCCCGCAGAGTATGAACAGCTCAGTCAAGGTAATGATACAGTTTCACTACCTTTCCTGTTGTTTCCTGCTGAACTTGAGAAACCCTCCTCTTCTCAGCCTCCTGCTTGAAGGACAAAAAGGCAGCCAGAGGAGTGCTTGCTGGGATGTCAGGACCATCTGCCTGATCTTCATCACTCAGAGACATTTCAtcactgtcactgctgctgcctGGATGACAACCAATCATATAAACAAAGAGTAAAGGAATGCATCTACTACtgggaacccccccccccccatatatatatatctatatatctatatcataCAACAGTCCTTATGTTGAACTATAAATACTCTTATCTAAGCACTCACTTGATTCACTAAACCGAGCAGCCTTTTTTCCAATTTTGGAGGTGTGGCCATTTTTCCTCCTGCTCcctgtttccatggaaacaggTCCTTGCTCCTGAGCACAGCAACATATATGAGGGTCAGacggtaacacacacacagaaaaaatatttacacattgcTCCCATCGACATGCACAGAGCTGCATGCAATGGCACTACCCATTTGGATATCCTTTATGTCtatgttgttgtctttttaaattgCCAAGGGGTATGTGATGCATGCATGCAAAAAATGTTGACAGAGAATCCCCAAAGGCTGGACATGATTAGTTAGACTTACGTCGGAGGAAGCTCCACACGCCCCTTCCAAGGcttcatcctcttccttcttAAAGACAGTGTAGAAGATGTAGACTAAAAGGGAGTAGAAGGCATACATCGCCACGCTGTCCAAGAGTCCCTgtaaatgacataaaaaaaaacacatatacatcTATTATGCAACAAAgctgagcagaaaaaaaaatctcatccAACTCTAACCCCCTAGCCTTAATGATACTCAAAGGATACATGATAATCAAACTGGCCATGATACACCAGGACTTACGTAGAGGTTAAAcattcctttcctttttattcaCTCCATACAATCATGCATAATGATCTTTTTTACCTTATCACATATCTTCTCCTCTTTGGCGATGACAATCTGACATTCCAGTCATTAGTATTCCCCTCTCATGCTCCATTTGTGTTGTCAATGATAAATCTTCCCATGCAGCTCTTGTTCTCAGAGCTGAAACAGCATCCCCAAACCTTGAAGGTCCTGGATGAAtccctctctgctgttctctctcctcccctttctcctcctcctcgccgcTCTGCTCCATCTACAGGCTGCATCAGCAGCAAGCATGCTCAGTGTAGTTTCCCCATCCGCTGCAGTGGTGGAGTGACAGATGCAGAATGGAGATTTTGATGCTAATACCAGCAGCAAGAGTTAGACGAGACAAGCCCCTTCTTAGGTGCTCGTACAGATCacaaaacatactgtaaatagGCTTGCAAACAGCTCAGCGTTTGCAGGTATACTATAAGTGGTACAGTAGGGATCAGAGGTGTAACAGTAGGACAGTTGAACAGAAGCCAAGAGATCTTTGAAAAGAAATGCAAGTTGtcagttttattctttatcaacaaaaaaggaataaataaaagtacatCAACATCTGACATTTTTGAAACATGTAAAACAAAGACATTAACTGAGTGATGAATTATGACAGAAACACAGTCAACACAATTACCACAATCCCTTTTTTGCATTCTAAACTCACATCAAAAATCACTGAATCCCTAGTCACCTGAGGCCTAACAGAGGCACTGTCTGCACACAGACAGCAGTAAAAGTGCTGAGGCAGCTGCTCACAACTCTGAACTCCTGAGAGAGTCTGCAGTGTCCAGTGCAATTCTCTGTAAGGAAAACCAATACATTGCAAGGACAATTCTGTGGATTAACCAAATGATAACGATCTGGTTTAAGTGATggtgaaaacaaaaaaggttaTTTTGGTTAACACTAAAGCTACTAAAAAACTGAGGTTAGTATCAAAAGCATTGATATGGATCAAACAGTGAATGTAAAAGCAGGGCCAAGAACTTAAACCACTGCAGATATTTCAACAGTGACAATGCAGAATGAACAAGAGCCAGACTCTGAAACAGTTGGATTTTGAAGCCCATAACACTAAAACTGAGCAGCTTAATAAATGTCATCCATACATAACCATACTTCCCGTATGCCTCATTAATGCACCCCAGTGATGCAAAATGCCACCATGACATGTAAATTGTGGTGACAAATGTTCATTCAAATGTCTTTgtatctctgtctttttttaaacccagTGCTATCATTCAAATGAAGCTCATGTGGTGTTCAGCCAAGGTCATGGTTTAGCAGCTACTGTATAATCAAGTAAGACACAAGTGGGCTTCTGTAATAGCACAATAGAAAATTTTGTTTCCTTAATGAAGGATTTCTGAAATACTTCAAACTGTGAATGACAGCTCCAGTTTGACTTTCCACACTGACAACTTAACTTGATTTTGTGACATATAACAATAGTATAAAAAAATACTCTGCCCTCGTTGACTGTTTtgttcattaatattaatactgGCCTTACGCTTGTTATCATGTAGTGCATGTGACGTTCCAATGTAGAAACTAGTGCTGCaaccaatgattattttaattattgactGTAGTTACTCTTTTAGTCAAGAAAACATAGGGGGGAAAAACACCTGTCACAATGTTCTTCTTCTGActgacagccccccccccatgcaTATATCCAATTGGTCACATAGTAGCATTTGACACAGTGCAAATGAACACAGATCCTAATAGATCATACAGTTCTCTACTAGTTTACTAAATGCTTAAGTTACATCGGTCAGTCAAGTCCAACAGAAACTTGTCGAGGGCTTGCGTTGAAGCCAAACAGCCTATGGACATGAACCCTTTCAAAAGCCACTTCAACATCCCCTCAGTGGCagatggagagatgagaggggCAAAAGAGTTTGTTCCTACACCTGGAGCAACAAGTAATGGTAGACTGAGTGCCACACCACCCAGGGCTCCCAAAGCATTaccagcaaacagacacacagtcaggCAACAGGACAGGGACGACAGGCCCAGGCAGCGAGTCAAAAGTGTGAGGGCATCTGCTGAGAGCCAGTCACACAGTCCCAGCAACAGGCAGGAGCCACACAGGAGGATATGTGCCGTGTTGTGGTCCTCGCTGAGCCACAGGAAGTGGAAGGACACCAGCGCTGGAGCCAGAACCTCGCCAGCCCACTCTGCTTCTTtctggagggaggagaggaacgAGCTGGAGGGATGTGAGATGCAAAGTCCTGCAGAGAGTCCTGCAGAGAGTCCAAGCACCAGGAGGCCTATTGAAGGAGCCCTGTGGTCCTGCAGAGGGAGTTAAATGTAACAGCAGTATGAAACAGATCATTGATTAACTAACTTCTCATTAAAGTTACAGAGATGCCAATCATTAAATATTCAGAACACATACACTTATTTCATACTATAGCTAAATAAATGTGAGAAATCTCAACGgctaaaaatgttattttcattattgagtTACCTTACCCTAATTTAGTTTATAAAACGTcacaaaaaacagtgaaaaactaTTTCCCAGAGCCTAAAGTGACGTTTTCAAATagctttaattaatattttacacatcatcaaaatagttgctgattagtTTTCAGTGAACCGACTAAATTAAATGACTAACTGACTCATGGTACAAGCCCAGCATCTGGATTGACACTACAATGAATGATACGTACCTTAAAGAGTTTATAAGAGGAGTACAGTGCTGTGGCACACAACATAATATTGGAACATGATTTAATCCACTCTGTTACGCAGGACGCCATTAAAAACAATATGGCAACAGAGAAAGTTTGTTGGCTTCTACTGAATGTGTAATAAACGCAAACTGCAACTGTATCATGTACTTGAACGACGGCGTGTATTTAATATGATCATCTGATTGCAAAGCTAACTTTGTGTAAGAACCATGAACAGAGGCACGCTTGTTTTGATACG is a window from the Scomber japonicus isolate fScoJap1 chromosome 10, fScoJap1.pri, whole genome shotgun sequence genome containing:
- the LOC128366528 gene encoding uncharacterized protein LOC128366528 — protein: MASCVTEWIKSCSNIMLCATALYSSYKLFKDHRAPSIGLLVLGLSAGLSAGLCISHPSSSFLSSLQKEAEWAGEVLAPALVSFHFLWLSEDHNTAHILLCGSCLLLGLCDWLSADALTLLTRCLGLSSLSCCLTVCLFAGNALGALGGVALSLPLLVAPGVGTNSFAPLISPSATEGMLKWLLKGFMSIGCLASTQALDKFLLDLTDRCNLSI